The nucleotide window TGACCGACAACTTCGACGATCAAGTCCGGGATACGGCCCAGCGCCGCACCCACGCGGTCGAGCAAGGCTTGTGCGTCGGCGTCGAGTTCGGCGCTCTCGGACGCGAAGTCGAGGCCCTTGACCACGCGGCGCACCACGCGGCAGGAGTAGTCGGGTTCAGGGGCGGCCGGCGAGCTGATCAGTGCCGGCGTCGGCGTGGCGACGGCGGTGGACGTGTCAACCGCAGGTCCGGCGTCCACACTGCGGTGACGACCACGCAGGTAGGCGCCCACCGATACCCCGAGCCACTCGGCGTCGCTAGAGAGCCGTTCGTAAACCACCTGGGCGAGCCAGCGGCCGTTGCCGCGCCACTGCGCGCCGGCACCAACGGCCAGCGAGACGTCGTCGTCGCGGTCGATCTGGATGGCCGCGTCACTGGCGTCGTTGTCAATGGCCGCGAGGCCACCGCGCGCGAACAGGTTCCACCGGCTTTCAGCGGGCCGCGCCAGCCAATCGGCGTTCACGCCGACCGCGCTGTAGTCGACGTGGGCGTCGGGCACCGCGACGTTGATCGCCGGGTTACTGTGCAGCAGAGACGCTGCGCCGAGGTCGGTGTAGTTCAGTTCTACCCGCACCCGCGGTGTCAGGTGTCTGCCGATGAAGACCCGCCAGCCGTCGTCGCTGCCGTCCGACACACCCCAGCCCGAGGTACCGCC belongs to Pseudomonadota bacterium and includes:
- a CDS encoding OmpA family protein codes for the protein MTDLTTSVTWPGRTLHRAACAAAVVLTLGAPALQAEDAGSFDTGWYGGLGLGTSDLDPDGGTSGWGVSDGSDDGWRVFIGRHLTPRVRVELNYTDLGAASLLHSNPAINVAVPDAHVDYSAVGVNADWLARPAESRWNLFARGGLAAIDNDASDAAIQIDRDDDVSLAVGAGAQWRGNGRWLAQVVYERLSSDAEWLGVSVGAYLRGRHRSVDAGPAVDTSTAVATPTPALISSPAAPEPDYSCRVVRRVVKGLDFASESAELDADAQALLDRVGAALGRIPDLIVEVVGHTDSWGSAEYNQGLSERRAQAVADYLSGLPGFMTTLSVRGAGEAEPVADNASAEGRALNRRIELLLDNRLVCQN